The window GATATAAATGAAGTGGCCACGTGGACGTTTGATATCGACTCCACTATTAGTTCCAATGTAAGTGACGAACAAGATATTGGTAGTCATGTTGGTACAGATGAAACTAATGGTAGCGACTCTGAAAGTGTTGACATTAATAGTGCCACTTTTGATCACCTAAAAGAATTCAAAGGTATCAACACATATGAAGGTGAAACGTCGTTTTCGTCTGTTAATAATGAGAATCATAATGGTACGGGGCAGACTGTTGAAGAAAAGTCCCAGTCGATACCTACTGTTAGTGCAATGCCAAACGGTAATATCCATCATAGTAATGGGACGAGTGGTAGTAAACCGTACCCACCTGGTTTTACTTCTATTTTTAATGAAAGAAGAGCTCAAGAAGTTTCTCATGAATCGATTAATTGTTACACGTCCTTGAAAGGTATTGACGGGGCTAAAGTCGATGATCATCCTTTAAGCAATAGCAGTTCGTTTGAGGATATATTTGGCATTGGTGATTTACTTGGGTACAATGTAAAAGGTTGTCACAATTTATTGAATCGAAAAGACGAAAGGTTATGGTTTTAAATGAAGCTCCTATCCTTAAATAGTTGCGGTTCCAAACTTCAAGTGAAACGTCAATGGATCAGGGAATTATGTTCGTCTTTAAACATCCAATTCCTTGGTTTACAAGAATCGAAAATGACTAGATTGAGAATGACACGATTAAGGTCATTATGGGGAAACCATAACTTCGACTATGTTGTTAGCATGGCTCGAGGTTTTTCAGGTGGTATTATTTCTTTATGGGATCCAAATACGTTCATTAGAAGCGATATATGGTGTGATGTGAACTTTGTTATCGTTAAGGGGAGATGGGTTGCTAAAAATATCGAGGTGTTCATGGTTAATGTTTATGCCCCGCAAAACGTGAACGACAAAGCCTCTTTGTGGCAGAGACTCTCGAATTTTATGTCTAATAATGAAGGAATGTTCGCTTTATTTGGCGATTGGAATGCGGTGAGATATGAAAGCGAAAGGTGTGGCTCAGATTTTTGCCCGATTGATGCTCGTTTTTTCAATGATTTCATAGAGGATAATGCGTTATACGAACTTCCTCTTGGCGGCCTTATATACACGTGGTGTAACAAGGCGGGCAGTAAGCTTAGTAAACTTGATCGTATTTTTTTTTCTAACAATGTTATCCAAATTGTTGATGATTTTACAGGCACGGTTCTCCCACGCGGTTTTTTCGGATCATTCCCCGATTTTATTGTCTCAAGACACGATCGATTTTGGGCCTAAGTATTTTAAAATTTTTGCCTCTTGGTTTTCAAGGAACGATTTTAAAGATTTTGTTAAACTAACATGGGATGAAATTAATATTGTTCATCTGTACTCCAATATCACTTATAAACTCAGACTTTTAAAGGCTAAGTTGAAAAATTGGATACATGCTACTAGAACATCAGAAGCCAAATCTTTGTTTGACGTGGAGAAGCAAATAGTCGAGCTTGATGTTCTCATCGATTCTGGACAGCCCACTGACGACATTATTACAAATCGAAATACTTTATTCTTGAAAAAAGAAGAGCTCATTAAATTGTCCGGTTTCGATAAAATGCAAAAAGCAAGAATTAAATGGGATGTCGAGGGTGACTAAAATTCCAAGTTTTTTCATTGCTCGTTGAAACACAAACGTCGCAAACAAACAATAAATGGTTTGATGGTTGATGGTAATTGGGTAGTTGAACCGAACGTGATAAAGAATTTGTTTTTTGAGTACTACAAAAACAAATTTGAAAATGTTGATTCAGGAGCAGATTTTAACTCGATCGTTCCAAATTATGTCCTTTCTGAGTCGGAAGCTGAATTTTTAGAACGAGAAGTTGATAATGAGGAAATTAAAAGAGCCGTGTGGGATTGTAGTAGTACAAAAGCTCCTGGTCCGGATGGTTTTTCATTccaatttatcaaagatttttgggACATTTTACAAGCTGATTTATGTAGAGATATTCGTTGTTTTTTCAGCACGGGTATTCTTCCAACTGGGGCGAATTCAGCCTTTTTTTCACTCATCCCGAAAGTTAAAAACCCTGTGCTTATTTTCGAGTTTAGACCGATCTCGTAGGTCGGTTTATTTTACAAGATTGTCACCAAGATTTTCACTAACATGTTACTTGTTGTCATTGATAAAATTGTTAGTCCTGTTCAGTCTGCTTTTATTTCAGGTCGTCAGATGCTCGATGGCCTGATTATGCTTAGTGAGATTATGTCTTGGTTCAAGAAGACCAAAAGGAAGATGCTTTTATTCAAAGTGGACTTCGAGAAGGCGTACGATACTGTAAGTTGGAAgtatttattattcttattacgCAGTTTTGGTTTCGGTGCCAATTGGTGAAGGTGGATTATTGGTTGTCTTAGCACGGCTCGAACCTCAGTTTTAGTAAATGGTAGTCCGACCTGGGAATTTCCTCTTGAAAGAGGTCTTAGACAAAGAGACCCGTTAAGCCCGTTTTTATTCATAATGGTTATGGAAGGTCTACATTTATCTCTTTCCCGCGCTATGGAAAGAAACATTATTCGTGGTATTAAAGTGGGAAATGAAGCAATTCATCTTTCTCATTTTATGTATGCGGATGACGTTATTATTTTTTCAGAATGGAGCAGAAGAGACCTTCACAATATTATCCAAATTCTGGAGATTTTTCATCTTGTTTCAGGTTTAAAGATAAATTTGGTCAAATCTCATGTATTTGGTATAGGGGTCGAAGACGATGAGGTTGATTCTTTTGCCAATGCGGTTGGTTGTCGTACAGGATCGTTTCCGACTACTTATCTCGATGTTCCGATTGGTGCTAATATGATTTTATTAAAAAATTGGGAGcctcttattaataaatataaagctAGACTTTCATCTTGGAAAGCTAGTTTGATTTCGTCAGGAGGTAGATTAACACTCATCAAATCAGTAATGGGTAGTCTTGGCATTTATTTTATGTCTTTATTTAAATGCCCCGAAATTGTTATGAAACAATTGGAGGCCATTCGTGCTAGATTCTTTTGGGGAGGTAATGCTTCCAATAAGAAAATGGCATGGGTTAAGTGGAAGTCTATTTTAGCATCCTACGAAAAAGGGGGGTTGAACGTTGGTAGTTTGAAAGCGTTTAATATTGCCCTTCTTCAGAAATGGAGATGGAGATATCTCGTGCATCCGGGTGATCTTTGGGTCTCTGTTATTCAAGCTATTCATGGTAATCGATTTGACAAAGTAAATGTTTCGTCTCATAGTACTTGGTCTACGCTGGTCACGACTTGCAATGATTCCGTCTCGAATGGTTTTTTACCAAATGATGCGTTTTTTATGAAGGTGGGTAATGGTAGTTCGGTTCGTTTTTGGTTCGATACTTGGTGCGGTAATTCTAGTTTATTTACTCGTTTCAATCGTTTATTTCACCTCGATTTAAACCAACAAGACACTATCGCTAATAAATGGTGTAACGGAGAATGGGTTTGGACTTGGTCTCGATCTAACATGGGTGGCCGAAACAGCGTTTTGTTCGAGGAGCTGAAGTCGTTGGTGTCTCAGTTTCATGCTGTTGATCGCGATGATTATTGGACGTTCAGTATTTCATCTGATGGTTTGTTCTCGGTAAAAGTGGCGAGGGATTACATAGACCACATCAAGTTACCTTCGTCTTGTGTGGCCACTGTATGGTTTAAATTTATTCCTAGAAAAGTGAACATTTTTTTGTGGCGTTTAAGTCGAGATGCTCTTCCCCTTCGTTGGAATCTATCCGCGAAAGGAATTGATATTAGTTCCATTGTGTGCCCAGTATGTAACAATGGGATTGAAAATGTCGATCATCTGTTCTTTAGTTGTTCGGTAGCTAAGGAGATTTGGATCAAGATTCGTGTTTGGTTAAATTGTAACATGCCTTCTTTCGGTTCGTGGGAGTCGTTTCTTAGTTGGATTGAAGGTTTCCGAATTGGCAAGATCAACAAGAATCGGATTATCGGGATAGTAGCTACTTTATTATGGGTCATTTGGTACTTTCGGAACGGTTTAGTTTTTAATGATTCTTTTTGTAATAGATGTAGCTTATTTGATGTTATTAGATCTTTATCTTTTTGTTGGATTAAAAGTAGAGGCCATTTAGTTTCTGATTGGAAATTGTGGTTGTCTACTCCCTTGTAATATCCTTTAGTGCCTTGCTAAGGATCATTTTCTCATAAATGTTGTGTtgtttgccgttaaaaaaaaaatagaagttgATAAACTTATTTGTTGAGTTCAATTCATATGCTTAAGGGCGTATTTGATGATTAGCTTATATTAACTTATTTATTTATTGGATTTTATTGTTGCTTTTGTTTTGAGCGTGTGTTTTTATACTGGTTCATATTTGTGTTAACATAGTCTAGTTTTTGTTTGGTTTGCGGTTTATTTTCGTTAAATTGAGGCTCAGAATAGATAGGTATAGCTTGTTTGTTGTTTTCCAGATACGGGCCTCTTCGGTATCCCGTTGTATCATTCGGTAGATGGCGTTTTCTTTTGAAAAATGTTTTCGTTTATATATGCATTTTTCGTTATTGTGACGAATACTAAACTCATTTATCATAAGCTAAAGCTAATAGTTTGGGTGACAAAATATTTAGAGCTTATTAAAAAGATAGGCAATACAAAAATAAGATACTAGAAATATCTATTAAAACAAGCTCCTAACTTATGAAATAAGGAATTACATAGTTacctttaatatatttatttattgccTGTTTTAGCCAAATTACAACTATAATCATTCGGCTACAACTTCTTTGTCAAACTATTATAAAAGAATAAGCTACAACTTCCCGTCTCAAAACTAAACGTAACTCCACCTCTAATTATAAGTTACAACTCCGGCTTTAACTATAAGTTACAACTCCAGCttcagctccagctccagctccagttTGAAGTACGTGCTCCAAATTCAGTTAGGGTGTGTTTGATAATACTGAATGATTAAGCGTTGAATAATTCTTAATCTGGGCGATTCAAAGGTTTTAAATGAAGTTGCTTCTGAATGACAATAAATGTTCGATTATCATTTGAATCTAAAGGTACGTTTGTTTATATTTTAATTGAATGTTTCAGTGGTGAATTCTGAATCATTCAACATTTAGTGTTATTTTCTGACTTCTGAATGACTAATGATACTTCAGCATTCAGTGatgaaccattcagagttgaaacactctcttaaccattaagcacaTGAATTTTTGTAATATTCTACCCAAATTATATCTGAAACACTTAATAAACAAATATATTGAATTTTTATTCATCTTACATGCCAATAAAATAATTTACTCATTTCATATCGTCCATTCAAAATCAATCGCGAGTGTATGTGATGACCCGTGGGGTCACACGACCCCACTAATTTGAAATTTTCTAGTAGAAAATATTCTTTCAATTGTATATGACATCACTAAAATTAACTATAGGACACGAATAAATCTAACTACTCGGACTCTATATTTTTTCCAAATTTGTAGTTTTTTAAAGGTAAACAACCATTAAAATAGTATTCAAATATATAATTAGTACAAGAATTTTTTTTTAGAATCCCGTTGAGTTCTAATTCTAGAATTGTCActcttcaaaattattattaaacacCTTATTTTTATTCACAATCAAATTTATTTATAGACTTTAAATCATTAGATTataaatcattcaataattcacagTTTTATCGAATGAAGCCTTAACTTTATCGACCACCCCTTATTAAAAGAGAAAATAGATTATAAAAAAAATGACCGAATCCTTTTGTacatacaaaaaaaaaattctattaaaAGAGAAAATAGATTATAAAAAAATGACCGAATCCTTTTGTACATACAAAAAAACAAATTCATTGATCGGTAGGAGATTGACACGCAAATCCAATTAAAAATGAAATATACGGAGTAATTTACATAT of the Rutidosis leptorrhynchoides isolate AG116_Rl617_1_P2 chromosome 5, CSIRO_AGI_Rlap_v1, whole genome shotgun sequence genome contains:
- the LOC139849537 gene encoding uncharacterized protein — translated: MTRLRMTRLRSLWGNHNFDYVVSMARGFSGGIISLWDPNTFIRSDIWCDVNFVIVKGRWVAKNIEVFMVNVYAPQNVNDKASLWQRLSNFMSNNEGMFALFGDWNAVRYESERCGSDFCPIDARFFNDFIEDNALYELPLGGLIYTWCNKAGSKLSKLDRIFFSNNVIQIVDDFTGTVLPRDFVKLTWDEINIVHLYSNITYKLRLLKAKLKNWIHATRTSEAKSLFDVEKQIVELDVLIDSGQPTDDIITNRNTLFLKKEELIKLSGFDKMQKARIKWDVEVEPNVIKNLFFEYYKNKFENVDSGADFNSIVPNYVLSESEAEFLEREVDNEEIKRAVWDCSSTKAPGPDGFSFQFIKDFWDILQADLCRDIRCFFSTGILPTGANSAFFSLIPKVKNPVLIFEFRPIS